A window of the Scleropages formosus chromosome 21, fSclFor1.1, whole genome shotgun sequence genome harbors these coding sequences:
- the LOC108920762 gene encoding acyl-coenzyme A thioesterase 4-like, producing the protein MSRTCPLLTVQPSRGLVDEKFVITVKHLPPKQEVTLYSLHECENGNFWEAFGHYVSDPQGAVSGTDDASVGGTYEGIEPMGLLWSMRPVPGSKPGLRLRKKNVQTPVVVQIFVYMGHLNQGFREQVALACSPVERWYMAPGVQRVDVTDPLVRGTLFLPPGPGPFSAILEIGGAGGGMVEYRSAILASHGFVSMTLEYHSAETVKADIHLLYFEKAFRILQEHPLVASECVALLGLSYGCYISLYMAVHSEVAKPRCCVCIGGSHVKSTKTAFAPPWEFFKQNMSKMHIDKENCVIWKDTLLPISSDLDTKLDVRKIKCPLLLVNGLDDQGLPAAESAEDMHMMMEKAGNSHLLTVLSYPETGHLIEPPYSPHCRASILFLDSSLYMMMLWGGQSKPHADAQEQSWRKILEFLQQHLYYGKDSAPLSRL; encoded by the exons ATGTCTAGAACTTGTCCACTGCTCACAGTCCAGCCATCCAGAGGACTTGTTGATGAAAAGtttgtaattactgtaaaacatttaCCGCCTAAACAAGAGGTTACTCTTTATTCCCTACATGAGTGTGAAAACGGGAATTTCTGGGAGGCATTTGGACACTATGTCAGCGACCCACAAGGAGCAGTCTCAG gCACAGACGATGCCAGTGTAGGAGGTACTTATGAGGGCATTGAACCCATGGGTTTACTCTGGAGCATGAGACCAGTACCAGGGAGCAAACCAGGACTCAG GTTGAGAAAGAAGAATGTTCAGACTCCAGTTGTGGTCCAGATCTTTGTTTACATGGGTCACCTCAACCAGGGGTTCAGGGAGCAGGTGGCCTTAGCTTGTTCCCCAGTTGAACGCTGGTACATGGCCCCAGGTGTCCAGAGAGTCGATGTCACAGATCCCCTGGTCCGTGGGACCCTCTTCCTTCCTCCAG GTCCTGGACCTTTTTCAGCAATTCTGGAAATAGGGGGAGCTGGTGGAGGGATGGTGGAATATCGCTCTGCCATCTTGGCATCCCATGGCTTCGTCTCCATGACACTGGAGTATCATTCTGCTGAAACAGTAAAGGCTGATATTCATTTGCTCTATTTTGAG AAAGCCTTCAGAATTTTGCAAGAGCACCCCCTGGTAGCCAGTGAATGTGTGGCATTGCTTGGCTTATCTTATGGCTGCTATATTTCCTTATACATGGCTGTGCACTCTGAGGTTGCAAAG CCCAGGTGTTGCGTGTGTATCGGTGGAAGCCATGTCAAATCTACGAAGACAGCATTCGCACCTCCTTGGGAGTTCTTTAAACA AAACATGTCCAAAATGCATATTGACAAAGAGAATTGTGTAATCTGGAAAGACACTCTTTTACCAATATCATCGGATCTTGACACAAAATTAGAT GTGAGGAAGATAAAGTGCCCATTGCTACTTGTTAATGGGCTAGATGATCAGGGCTTGCCGGCAGCAGAATCTGCTGAAGAT ATGCACATGATGATGGAGAAAGCTGGGAACAGTCATTTGTTGACTGTACTTTCCTACCCCGAAACTGGCCATCTGATTGAGCCACCCTACTCTCCACATTGTCGTGCCAGCATCTTATTCTTGGACAGCAGCctataca TGATGATGCTGTGGGGCGGCCAGTCTAAACCACATGCTGATGCTCAGGAGCAGTCATGGAGGAAAATTCTGGAGTTCCTACAGCAGCATCTGTATTACGGCAAGGATTCTGCGCCATTGTCCAGGTTATAA